DNA from Nitrospirota bacterium:
GTTATCTATCGTTGCCTCTTTAAAGGGCCTGATATTGAATATCCAGACGCGCCTCTGGCCGATCCTGAATTCATCTGCCTCAAGTTTTGCAAGGAGATTGTTTTTATCATCAAACGAGCTATAGGAAAAGCCTTTCATGCTGTGGGGATGATCAAATCCTGGCCGGGCAGAAGTAGTATCCTTTACCAACGCAGGCTGCTTCCTGTCATTATTAAAAACAGTCAATACGATGACAAGGCAAAGCGCTGCTGCTGCGGAAAATATGGAGATCAGTGAAATGCGGGAAAGTGGCATCTTCTTTTATATATATCTGTCTGGCAATACGGACAACGCGCCTGGCTTAAGGCAATGTGTAGACATTAAAATTCTCAACACTCCCGCTCGAAGCAGGCCACTGCAACAGTATATAATCATCAGCATGCATGTCAAATGCCACGCCGTCAGGGCTATCGTTAAAAAGAAAATATGATGGAGCGCTGTGCCACAGCTCGGCCTCAAAACAGCAATACTGATTATACGCACTCGTCACAAACTCGATCGAATCCAGCTTCACGTCATAATGTTTTTCAAAACCGGCAAACCGCCTGAAATTCTTAATGAGATAATAATCATGATCACCTGTAAAAGCCCCTATTCCTGCCGATGAATTGGCAATCCCGAGAAATTGATAACCGGAATTTTCCGGGTGCTGAAGGTCGATGGGAAAACCAACACTGCCACCGTAAACATAATAAATATCTTTTTCAAGAATATCCGCCGTGTCGTTTCCATTGAGATCTTCATTATTAATAGAAGGGTCTCCGTCTTCTGTCTGAATTATAACCCCGCCGAAACCCGGATCAGGCAGAAAGCCCCGCGGTTCATCGCCGGCGAACTCAGGCAGAAGCTCCCTGAAATCAACCTCTCCGGCATAGAACCTGCTGAAATCCATTATCGTATCATCCGAAGCATCACCCGGAGTTTCGTTGTTGTCCAGTGTGCATGCGGCGTCAAGGCAGCCTCTCAGGTTATTTATCATGGTCCTGGCCTGAGCTATCTCATCCGGGGGTATCTGCCACGGGTTGGGGCCGACGTCAATGCTGATAAAGTCATCGCTCTGATCGTCAGCCTCAGCAAGTATCCAGTCGATGGCTGCCACAGAATCATCAAGCGCGCTGCCGGTCAGATAGCCCTTGGCGTTCACAAGATGCGAAGGGGTTGTCAATGATAATAATGAAGGATTCTCAGCCAGAAACTGCTGGTTGGTCATGCCGACATTACTATCAAGAGCGTCAATGTCTATATTAAGATTATAAGCCTGCTGTGTCAGGATGAGCGAAAGCATGCTCTTTGCCATCGCCCTGAATGCAAGGACATCACCGTAGTCGCTCTCTATAGGCGCGCTTTCAGGTTTGCCGGGTTCCAGCCAGATGACATTGAATGTATCGGATATATCGTTGAAATTATCTATCGCGCCAATAAGTTCAGGGCGCACCACATTATATAAATAACCCTGAAGCTGGCCGCCGGTCGGTGAATTTACAGGCAGCAGCTGAGGGCATTGAACGTCGAAAAGAGCCGGATTTAACGGAGACACGCCTGAGACAACACAGTCAAAAAGATCGGCTATCTCGCCGGCAGTATTGATGCCGTTGGAAGCGTTTCCGTCAGATGAGACCTCGAAGCCCAATGCAAACACCCTTGCAAAAGCGTAAAAGAACCTGGCTGTATCAGCCTGATTGGAGGTTGAGTTCCCGAATAAAGATACGGCTTCCTTTAAGAAATTCCTTGCTGATAAAATATCCCCTGCGGCAAAAGCATCCAAGCCATTGCCTAATACAATATCGTAATCCGTAGACTGCATGATAACCGTAAGCGACACAGGGGCACCGCTGAGATTCGCCTTAACGCTGCCCTTAAAGAGCATGATGCCATTGCCATCGGTTTCATCATGCGCGATCACCTCAAAAAGCCTCTCGGCACCCGTAGGTACCTGAATAAGCTCATTGAGCACGGTAAAATCATAAATATTAATGGTGCGCGCTATCGGGCTCATTTGCGGGCCTGTGACCTTTATCACAACAGACGCAACCGCATCAGGTATCGCCTGAAGGGATAAAGCGCCTGAGCTTCTTTCACGCTGGCCGAGATTAATGGTAACGGAAGTGCTGTCTGAACTTGCAGACCCGCCTCCGCCTCCAGAGCAGGAGACAGTCAAGAAAAAAAGGGCTGATAGAGCTGTCAAAAGAGCAGGCCTTACAAAAACATATTTTAATTTGCTGATGATCACGGGCCTATCGCCTCCTCAGGAAATATTACATCGATCGTGACAGGCGTAAGCGCGGCAGGCGGAACCTGATCCGCAACAGGAGGAGTCCCTGCAATTTCAGGGTCAACAGCGGGCGGAGCGGCATCCTCATTGCTGCTGTTGTCAATAAACTGTTCAACGGTCTCAAGCATTACAGCCTCAGGTATCTGATTCTGATTCTCCATGACCTCGCCGATAACAGATGTAACGTCTTCAAACTGCTCTATCTCTTCAGGAGTCGCGGGCCGTACAATGCCTTGTTCCTCTCCTGAAAAACTGCCGACCTCGCCCGGATTGATGCTTATCTCATTAAGCCCCGTCACAAGGTCGGTCATTGTGACATTGCCGTCAAAGACCATGGCGTGCGTTCCATTGTCGATCCAGACAATGAACATCGTCCCCCTTGCCGCAACCACTGCCGTCGGGGTATGTATCTCAAGGTCTGACCTGCCGACAATGACCCTTAACGATCCGTCAATAAGGTTATATATCGATTTTGACCTGTCCTTTTCAGAATTATAAATGTACTCCTTCACCTCAAGCCTGCTGAGCTCGCCGAGGCTTAGAATGCTGTCGTCATTGAAGAATATCTTTGCCCTTGAATTCTCGCCTGTCACAACCGCGTCTTCGGTAAGGACCGCCATCTGAGGTTTGGCATCGCTCCGCTTGTCATATCTGAGGATATAGACATTCTTTTTTACGGCCAGTATCTTCCCGGCCTCCTCGTCAGAATAGGATCTCAAGGAAAATACGGCTGATAAGAACAGTGCTATCAGGACTGCATATAAATGTATTTTCATAACACACCCGCCGTCAGGAACAAGCCTGCGATATTTCTCCTGTAATTATAAAGATCAAGGTTTGAATCATTTACAGTGAATGACTCTGTGAGCTGAAGGCTGAAGGTCCTGTTGATGACATATGTCAGGCTGCCTGAATATGTCTGTATGCCGTCAATGCGGATCTCTGACGCGCCGGGAGAAATGCTGTCATATTCCCTTTCGCTGTATTCGGCTGACAGGCTGCCGTATAACGACGGAAGTATCCCGGATGAAATGTCCCCGCCGAGCCTGAACCCCTCATAGTTCCAGTATGCGGCGTCTGTATCTTCAGAGTCATAATAAAAATAGAGACCCGCATTGAATTTGTCCGAATAGTTCTGCCTTATTCCCGCGCTGTGCTTGTAACCATCCCTTATTGAAGCTGTCTGAAAGAGTTCTGAGTCGAAATATTTAAGGAGGCTGTATTCATAGGCCGCTTCGGTTGAAGACTTTTTATCCTCGATCACCTTTACCCTTGCGGAGAATTTATGATTGACACTGTAAAGGTTGCCGTCGATCAATGTATATCCCAGGGAGTAAGCAACAGAAGGCTTTATCGTCTTTGAGACATCAAACTCGACGGCAGGGCCGAGCTTTTGATAATTAACATTAAACCGGCTCAGATTATGGTGACGGCTGAGATAAAAAGAATAATCCCCTTTCATGCTGACAACACCTTTTTTAAACAGATGCTTTCCGGCTGCAAGATACAGAAGCTCCCTGAAATCCGCTTTTCTGTCTGCCGGGCTGGCAGGATCTGAGGGTTCAACAATAACGTTGTCATCATACTGGCTGCCGAGAGAGATGTTTATAAAATAATCCTTTTTGCCCTTGCCTTCATCCTCCTCCGCCCTGCATGCCTGCATCATGTCTGACGCGTATTTCCTGAGGCCTCCATCATCAGACATGGAAACATACTTTTCAAGAACGCTGTCAGCCTCGTCGCATTTTGCGGTTATATAATAGATGCGGCCGAGCTCAAGACAGGCGTCAATGAAATCCTTGTCCTTCTCCAGTATCCCCTTGAATATACCTTCGGCCTTATCAAACTCTCCAAGCCGCGAGTATGCCATGCCGGAATAATACGCAGCTTCAGCATTTCCGGGGGAGGCCTCAAGCGCTTTCTCAAAGAAGCCGAGCGCATCCCTGATCATGCCTTCGCTCATCTTCTGGATGCCTTGAGCTATATAGAGTTCCCGGACTTCTTTGGCGTAGAGAGGAGAGGCGAAAAAGAGCAGAAAACCCAGAGCAGCCACAACCGGATGTATAACAGAATATTTTTTCATTTACACCTCATGGATTAGGATACAACTCACTTTATCAAAATACAAGGAAATTTTCAATATAAAAAAGCAGGGGAAAAGAAGATCAGTTTCCTGTTTTTTATTAAATTTCCAAGTGATATAATATGCAGCATATCAACTGCCATGAAACAATCAGATAAAAAGAGACTCAGCCTGCTGATCGGGATACTCCTTACCCTTGCCACTACCCTTCTGATGTTCCTTGAGCTGTCTCCTTTGGTGACGCTTGAGGCAAAGCTTCTCGACTACAGGTATAAGATACGCGGGCAAATGGCTCATCCTGACAGCATCGTCATAGCTGCCATTGATGAAAAAAGCATTGAACGACTTGGAAGGTGGCCCTGGGACAGAGACATACTGGCGCGGCTTGTAAACAAACTCGAAGAGGCAGAATCCGGAATCATCGTTTTCGATATTATTCTCAGCGAGGGCGAGTCCAATGACAGGCTGCTCGGCGATGCCATATGGGATGCCGGCAATGTGATACTCCCCATTGTATTTGATTTTGAGAGCAAGGTAAGCCAGCCGGATAACGAGTACCTGAACAATGCGGCATTGACATCTGTTGCTAATGAGGAGCTATTTAGAAATTATCCGCCGATCATGGCAAACGGCGTTCTCATACCTGTGCCTGAACTGATAAGCTCCGTGATGACGCTCGGCCATATCAATATGTTCCCTGATATGGACGGAACCCTTAGATGGGAATCACTGCTCATTGGCTATAAAAACAAATTGTATCCTTCGGCAACGCTTCAGGCCGCATCCGCATATCTTGGAATTCCAAACGATAAGATAATTGTAAATGCGACCAGCGGGATACAATTGGGAAACAAGAGAGATATACCTACCGATGAATACGGCCGTACCCTGATCAATTATTACGGGCCGAACATGACATTCACACATCTTTCCATTTCAGATATTCTTGAAGGAAATATTAAACCCGAAGAACTCCGTGGAAAGATAATCCTTATCGGCGCCACAGCGGTCGGCATATATGACCTGAGAGTAACGCCTGTCTCCGCCGCAATGCCGGGGATAGAGAAACACGCAAGCGTGATCGCATCCATAATAGACGGAAAACATCTTAAAACTGCCCCGGCATATGTGAATTTTACCGTGCTTTTGGTGACC
Protein-coding regions in this window:
- a CDS encoding FecR domain-containing protein, producing the protein MKIHLYAVLIALFLSAVFSLRSYSDEEAGKILAVKKNVYILRYDKRSDAKPQMAVLTEDAVVTGENSRAKIFFNDDSILSLGELSRLEVKEYIYNSEKDRSKSIYNLIDGSLRVIVGRSDLEIHTPTAVVAARGTMFIVWIDNGTHAMVFDGNVTMTDLVTGLNEISINPGEVGSFSGEEQGIVRPATPEEIEQFEDVTSVIGEVMENQNQIPEAVMLETVEQFIDNSSNEDAAPPAVDPEIAGTPPVADQVPPAALTPVTIDVIFPEEAIGP
- a CDS encoding tetratricopeptide repeat protein, whose translation is MKKYSVIHPVVAALGFLLFFASPLYAKEVRELYIAQGIQKMSEGMIRDALGFFEKALEASPGNAEAAYYSGMAYSRLGEFDKAEGIFKGILEKDKDFIDACLELGRIYYITAKCDEADSVLEKYVSMSDDGGLRKYASDMMQACRAEEDEGKGKKDYFINISLGSQYDDNVIVEPSDPASPADRKADFRELLYLAAGKHLFKKGVVSMKGDYSFYLSRHHNLSRFNVNYQKLGPAVEFDVSKTIKPSVAYSLGYTLIDGNLYSVNHKFSARVKVIEDKKSSTEAAYEYSLLKYFDSELFQTASIRDGYKHSAGIRQNYSDKFNAGLYFYYDSEDTDAAYWNYEGFRLGGDISSGILPSLYGSLSAEYSEREYDSISPGASEIRIDGIQTYSGSLTYVINRTFSLQLTESFTVNDSNLDLYNYRRNIAGLFLTAGVL
- a CDS encoding adenylate/guanylate cyclase domain-containing protein, with the translated sequence MKQSDKKRLSLLIGILLTLATTLLMFLELSPLVTLEAKLLDYRYKIRGQMAHPDSIVIAAIDEKSIERLGRWPWDRDILARLVNKLEEAESGIIVFDIILSEGESNDRLLGDAIWDAGNVILPIVFDFESKVSQPDNEYLNNAALTSVANEELFRNYPPIMANGVLIPVPELISSVMTLGHINMFPDMDGTLRWESLLIGYKNKLYPSATLQAASAYLGIPNDKIIVNATSGIQLGNKRDIPTDEYGRTLINYYGPNMTFTHLSISDILEGNIKPEELRGKIILIGATAVGIYDLRVTPVSAAMPGIEKHASVIASIIDGKHLKTAPAYVNFTVLLVTGLFFSLIFTRLKAAGASVLTAASLFLISWSAYYLFAKHGLWINVTYPALNIILIFANATLYNYYVEERFAKKIRAMFSSYVTESLVNELIRNPELAKLGGENREVTILFSDIRGFTTFSEKHSPEDVVAILNEYLGEMTKIVLKWKGVLDKFIGDAILCFWGAPVRQDNHAELAIRCALEMMKRLGELQEKWAAEGKAGLDIGIGINTGQVIVGNIGAEGMKMDYTVIGDHVNLGSRVESLTRKYEAHILITEFTLEKIRNLIATGKISHVSVEGKEKVIVKGKEKPVAVYEILSLVHGAHSTVVECEEGKVVKLTEK